From the Solanum pennellii chromosome 4, SPENNV200 genome, one window contains:
- the LOC107016346 gene encoding uncharacterized serine-rich protein C215.13, whose translation MDSGNNSSSLQSSSTGGGGGGVGGDEEYNSRAASQTFSSAFHPQNSSSSSIFDPFINFFDPIPRPRPQPPQNNTATPISIYDLEFHLNNRRTRTDQTNNLMSELNNSLSFDTTSGSISFPSTSQQHDAGDGNVSGTTVAEQSAGAADPSIAEQARNPKKRSRASRKAPTTVLTTDANNFRAMVQEFTGIPGPPFAAPPIIPIRNRFDLFATVPNSVAPTPIANNNPFLISQPSPNYLQRPFPQTIQPPPPYLGPSSSSSASVLNRLPINMASASSPSTSATHSAFNYQLPSGVAHPLPINIASAPSTSTSATHHSAFNYQIPNGVANSVAHRGLPINIASAPSTSTGATHSAMNYQLSSGLANSVARRLPINIASAPSTSTGATHSAINYQLSSGVANSVAHRGLPINIASAPSTSTGATHSAINYQLSSGIANSVAHCLPINIASAPSASTSAAHSATNYQLPSEVANSVAQGSNNFNSTQHNSIFTSLLQCSQKYQFGSKEPQPFQMPSNNIVSQFQMPSNSISQFQMTSSLNSNTQHGYLLSELPNLISEEQAATTSSMNESRINATNFHGDNLQEAVNATNFHGNSLQETVVATNFHGDQVQETVIATNFDGDKVQETASNKGVEGMVESWLLSTD comes from the coding sequence atggatTCTGGAAATAACAGTTCTAGTCTGCAGTCATCAAGTACTGgcggtgggggtgggggtgttGGTGGTGATGAAGAGTACAATTCACGTGCTGCTTCACAAACCTTTTCATCAGCTTTTCACCCACAAAATTCCTCATCTTCCTCCATTTTTGACCCCTTTATCAACTTTTTCGACCCCATACCCCGCCCCCGCCCCCAACCACCACAGAACAACACAGCCACCCCAATTTCAATTTACGATCTTGAGTTCCATTTGAACAACAGAAGGACAAGAACCGATCAAACCAACAACCTGATGTCTGAGCTTAATAATTCCTTATCTTTTGATACTACTTCTGGTAGTATTTCTTTCCCATCGACATCACAGCAACACGACGCCGGTGATGGAAATGTAAGTGGTACTACTGTTGCCGAACAGTCGGCAGGTGCAGCGGATCCATCAATTGCCGAACAGGCACGGAATCCGAAGAAAAGATCGAGAGCTTCGAGGAAGGCACCAACTACTGTGTTGACAACAGATGCAAATAATTTCAGAGCTATGGTTCAAGAATTTACAGGGATTCCAGGACCACCCTTTGCTGCTCCTCCTATTATCCCTATTCGAAACAGATTTGATTTGTTTGCTACTGTGCCTAATTCTGTTGCTCCTACTCCTATCGCCAATAATAATCCTTTCCTCATTTCACAACCATCGCCTAATTATCTACAAAGGCCTTTTCCTCAGACAATTCAGCCACCACCACCCTATCTTGGGCCTTCTTCATCATCGTCAGCGTCAGTGTTGAATCGTTTACCTATCAACATGGCTTCTGCTTCATCACCATCTACTAGTGCTACTCATTCTGCTTTTAACTATCAACTTCCCAGCGGAGTGGCACATCCTTTACCTATCAACATTGCTTCTGCTCCATCAACATCTACGAGTGCTACTCATCATTCTGCTTTTAACTATCAGATTCCCAACGGAGTTGCTAATTCTGTAGCACATCGAGGTTTACCTATCAACATTGCTTCTGCTCCATCAACATCTACCGGTGCTACTCATTCTGCTATGAACTATCAACTTTCCAGCGGACTTGCTAATTCCGTGGCACGTCGTTTACCTATCAACATTGCTTCTGCTCCATCAACATCTACCGGTGCTACTCATTCCGCTATTAACTATCAACTTTCCAGCGGAGTTGCTAATTCTGTAGCACATCGAGGTTTACCTATCAACATTGCTTCTGCTCCATCAACATCTACAGGTGCTACTCATTCTGCTATTAACTATCAACTTTCCAGCGGAATTGCTAATTCTGTGGCACATTGTTTACCTATCAACATTGCTTCTGCTCCATCAGCATCTACTAGTGCTGCTCATTCTGCTACTAACTATCAACTTCCCAGTGAAGTTGCCAATTCTGTGGCACAAGGTTCAAATAATTTCAATTCAACTCAacacaactcaatcttcacatCACTTCTTCAATGCTCTCAAAAATACCAATTTGGGTCGAAAGAACCACAACCATTCCAAATGCCATCAAATAACATTGTCTCCCAATTCCAAATGCCATCAAATAGCATTTCTCAATTCCAAATGACATCAAGTTTGAACAGCAACACCCAGCATGGATATCTTCTGAGTGAGCTTCCCAATCTGATTTCTGAAGAACAAGCAGCAACCACATCGTCCATGAACGAGAGCCGTATCAATGCAACAAATTTTCATGGCGATAATTTGCAGGAAGCAGTCAATGCAACAAATTTTCATGGCAATAGTTTGCAGGAGACAGTGGTTGCAACAAATTTTCATGGGGACCAGGTGCAGGAAACAGTGATTGCAACAAATTTTGATGGCGATAAGGTGCAGGAAACAGCGTCAAACAAGGGTGTTGAAGGTATGGTGGAATCATGGCTTCTTTCTACAgattag